The Podospora pseudopauciseta strain CBS 411.78 chromosome 2 map unlocalized CBS411.78m_2, whole genome shotgun sequence genome has a window encoding:
- a CDS encoding uncharacterized protein (EggNog:ENOG503NTX1; COG:K): protein MVSVPSASVSNGSITTISTNAHAKDSPAMTMPSASIANGAKSKAAQVNGNGYHPPKPQVPLSSMKSAPLDLSSVERRGQPTMCKEPLKKKNRPHGLQEAPTYQPTEEEWKEPFEYIRKISKEAREYGLCKIIPPDSWNPEFAINTEKFHFRTRKQELNSVEGSTRANLTYLDALQKFHKQQGNTNLTRWPYVDKKPLDLYRLKKAVEARGGFEKVCKLKKWAEIGRDLGYSGKIMSSLSTSLKNSYQKWLCPYEEYLRTAKPGVYQQLELEYGGPLTPSPAQSPMKRSNVNTPLSLRAESPARHATDALQATMNGHKETDQDVQMSDMPAASTPQVSSGFTATNSGGFTAVNSGFTSINRPQNVASENKSLSTPKQYSTPLASSKNTPEYRPSSLGPAGLKRQLSCDDVEKDSPCDKDDVDGSRRSSKRLKKGNVPTVAGSHMSLFRPSAPRIPRDEALGSGETCGKGHETDGFLLVCESCEHAYHGTCLDPPVKVKPETEWNCPRCLVGDGQFGFEEGGLYSLKQFQEKAANFKQGYFEKKMPFDPVLNCHRPVTEDDVEQEFWRLVADLEETVEVEYGADIHCTTHGSGFPTIEKNPTDPYSTDPWNLNLLPLHPESLFRHIKSDISGMTVPWVYVGMIFSTFCWHNEDHYAYSANYQHFGATKTWYGIPGDDAEKFENAMREAVPELFETQPDLLFQLVTLLTPDQLKKAGVRVYALDQRAGQLVITFPQAYHAGFNHGFNFNEAVNFAPSDWEPYGLAGVERLQAFRRQPCFSHDELLWTAAEGITNGGLTIQTAKWLAPALARIHERELDQRQVFTGKHEFIAKRLESKHPVEHHRCVFNGENDPECPLVFKIEDVDVPEEESSCFYCKAFTYLSRFVCQKTGKVLCLLHAGSHPCCDYSDSERYLGKDHVLYYRKTDELMAATYKKVADRANVPEAWEEKYEKLLDEEAKPSLKSLRAVLSEGEKIPYELPSLPTLRAFVERCNTWVEEATNYTVRKQQNRRKNEKAWQIGTRKSIGSSYQDSKEREMRNVANIYRLLDEAERIGFDCPEILQLQERADAIKTFQHDAVRLLEFTTDHDIERVEKLLEEGQSFNVDIPEVEKLSRLLEREQWNARARDSIGTSMTLNDVRLLLEEGQRLEIPPYNDQLNHFSEKLAAGHLWEKTAQDLINAEVVHYPQLQALADQVRENALPVTPETLAAVEQKLHKQREAARQIEDLNRRLNSPDYRQRPKYGEMADVMKKIEELQAKPSGIHELEKEQKRHEDWMRKGKKLFGKTNAPLHILKSHMEYVLDRNVDCFDFVHDKPRVPAEPQSREPSPSEREKTNRWDDPKFREVFCICRRTEAGMMIECELCHEWYHGKCLKIARGKVKEDDKYTCPICDWRVKIPRDAARPKLEDLVQWYEEIVSLPFRPDEEEVLKKIIDNAQNFRNHIAGFCSPVVSTASEAETQRFYLRKIEGAEILLAYETNFFRQELHKWCPVAPEPPPVLESSKSTRKPRPTKLMKLLLQYGVDDADDLPESVKGKANSLKRKAQNAEAAAAAAAGGGALAASPSYRAPGHPLYSRNSSAQPSTPGLSMPPNHHPSSSHSAGLDSSSHPNHSSYFLPTGPHLLLSDSSTQHFEQRLIEGKVDDRELNEHLSTDEGRTRIMEILSRTETGKQRAKDLFGPKIWGPTAAANAGSSGPRDNDPLGIGMGGDGDGDDSMFVDLVNEDDDEDKKAAVDHAHHDADIHMEDDHGGEAASLIELGQ, encoded by the exons AAATTTCATTTTCGAACGCGGAAACAGGAGCTCAATTCTGTTGAAGGCA GCACTCGTGCGAATCTCACCTACCTGGACGCGCTCCAGAAATTCCACAAACAACAAGGTAACACGAACTTGACGAGATGGCCGTACGTCGACAAGAAACCACTGGACCTGTACCGGCTCAAAAAAGCCGTCGAGGCCCGCGGTGGGTTCGAGAAGGTGTGCAAGCTGAAGAAGTGGGCAGAGATTGGTCGTGACCTGGGGTACAGTGGCAAAATAATGTCGTCTCTGTCCACCTCACTCAAGAACTCGTATCAGAAGTGGCTCTGCCCCTATGAGGAATACTTACGGACCGCCAAACCTGGCGTCTACCAGCAGCTAGAGCTGGAGTATGGCGGCCCTCTAActcccagcccagcccagagCCCGATGAAGCGGTCAAATGTCAACACGCCCTTAAGTCTCCGTGCCGAGTCGCCGGCCAGACATGCGACAGACGCGCTACAGGCGACCATGAACGGCCACAAGGAGACTGACCAAGACGTCCAAATGTCCGACATGCCCGCAGCTAGCACACCACAGGTCTCATCAGGCTTCACGGCGACCAACTCGGGAGGCTTCACTGCCGTCAATTCCGGCTTTACGAGTATCAACCGACCCCAAAACGTGGCTTCGGAGAACAAGAGTCTCTCCACACCAAAACAGTACAGCACGCCGCTCGCGTCCTCAAAAAACACACCAGAATACCGACCTTCATCCCTTGGCCCTGCCGGACTCAAGCGACAACTTAGTTGCGACGATGTGGAGAAGGACTCGCCCTGTGACAAGGACGATGTTGATGGCAGCCGAAGAAGCAGCAAACGGCTGAAGAAGG GTAATGTTCCCACTGTAGCAGGTTCGCACATGTCACTCTTTCGTCCATCGGCTCCTAGGATACCCCGAGATGAGGCTCTGGGCTCGG GCGAGACCTGCGGCAAAGGTCACGAGACTGATGGCTTCCTGCTCGTTTGCGAGTCCTGCGAGCATGCTTACCATGGCACTTGCCTTGACCCGCCAGTTAAAGTCAAGCCGGAGACAGAATGGAACTGCCCCCGCTGTCTTGTTGGCGACGGCCAGTTTGGCTTCGAGGAAGGTGGACTATACTCGCTAAAACAGTTCCAAGAGAAGGCGGCCAACTTTAAGCAAGGTTACTTCGAGAAGAAGATGCCCTTTGACCCTGTCCTCAACTGCCATCGACCAGTTACCGAAGATGACGTCGAACAGGAGTTCTGGCGCCTAGTTGCCGACTTGGAGGAGACGGTGGAAGTCGAATATGGTGCTGATATCCATTGCACAACCCACGGCTCTGGATTTCCGACCATCGAGAAGAACCCCACCGACCCCTATTCGACCGATCCCTGGAACCTGAACCTTTTACCCCTGCATCCAGAAAGTCTCTTCCGCCATATCAAGTCTGACATCTCCGGCATGACAGTTCCGTGGGTTTACGTCGGCATGATTTTCTCCACTTTCTGTTGGCATAATGAGGACCATTACGCGTATTCGGCCAACTATCAACACTTCGGAGCCACCAAGACTTGGTACGGGATCCCCGGAGATGATGCCGAGAAGTTTGAGAATGCAATGAGGGAGGCCGTCCCGGAGCTTTTCGAGACGCAGCCAGACCTTCTGTTCCAGCTTGTTACTCTTTTGACCCCGGATCAGCTGAAGAAGGCCGGTGTTCGAGTATATGCGCTTGATCAACGTGCAGGACAGCTCGTCATCACCTTCCCGCAAGCCTACCACGCCGGCTTCAATCATGGATTCAACTTCAATGAGGCCGTGAACTTTGCTCCCAGCGACTGGGAGCCCTATGGGCTAGCAGGTGTCGAAAGGTTGCAGGCCTTCCGTCGGCAACCGTGTTTCTCGCATGATGAGCTCCTGTGGACCGCGGCGGAAGGTATCACCAACGGGGGACTGACGATCCAGACCGCCAAGTGGCTGGCTCCTGCGTTGGCTAGAATACACGAACGGGAACTCGACCAAAGACAGGTATTCACAGGCAAGCATGAGTTCATCGCCAAACGGCTCGAATCAAAGCACCCGGTTGAGCATCATCGCTGTGTCTTCAACGGAGAGAACGACCCCGAATGCCCGCTCGTCTTCAAGATCGAGGACGTTGATGTTCCCGAGGAAGAGTCCTCGTGCTTTTATTGCAAGGCTTTTACGTACTTGTCGAGATTTGTTTGCCAGAAAACCGGCAAGGTTTTATGTCTCCTGCATGCTGGCAGCCACCCATGTTGCGATTATAGCGACTCTGAGCGCTACCTCGGCAAGGACCACGTCTTGTACTACCGCAAGACGGACGAACTCATGGCCGCGACGTACAAGAAGGTGGCCGACCGCGCCAATGTCCCAGAAGCATGGGAGGAGAAGTACGAGAAACTCCTGGACGAGGAAGCCAAACCTTCTTTGAAGTCTCTGCGGGCTGTGCTCAGCGAAGGTGAGAAGATCCCATACGAACTGCCTTCACTCCCAACCCTCCGAGCCTTTGTTGAGCGGTGCAATACTTGGGTTGAGGAGGCAACCAACTACACAGTTCGGAAGCAACAGAACCGGCGCAAGAATGAGAAGGCCTGGCAAATCGGGACAAGGAAGTCAATCGGCAGTTCTTACCAGGACTCGAAAGAGCGAGAGATGCGCAATGTCGCCAACATCTACCGTCTCCTAGACGAGGCTGAAAGGATTGGCTTCGACTGTCCGGAGATACTCCAATTGCAAGAACGCGCTGATGCGATCAAGACTTTCCAGCATGACGCGGTCCGTCTCCTCGAGTTTACCACAGACCATGATATTGAGCGGGTCGAGAAACTTCTTGAAGAGGGGCAGAGCTTCAACGTGGACATTCCCGAGGTGGAGAAGCTGTCGCGTCTTTTGGAGCGAGAGCAATGGAATGCTAGAGCCCGGGATAGCATTGGAACCAGCATGACACTGAACGAtgttcgtcttcttcttgaggaagGTCAACGCCTTGAAATCCCGCCATATAACGACCAACTGAACCACTTTTCGGAGAAGCTTGCTGCCGGTCACCTGTGGGAGAAGACGGCACAGGACCTCATCAATGCCGAGGTGGTTCACTATCCCCAACTGCAAGCCCTTGCGGATCAAGTCCGTGAAAACGCCTTGCCCGTCACACCGGAGACACTGGCTGCCGTGGAACAGAAGCTTCACAAGCAGCGCGAGGCTGCAAGACAGATAGAGGATCTGAATAGGcgcctcaacagccccgaCTATCGACAACGGCCAAAGTATGGCGAGATGGCTGACGTGATGAAGAAGATAGAGGAACTTCAAGCCAAGCCATCTGGCATCCATGAGCTCGAGAAGGAACAGAAGCGGCACGAGGACTGGATGAGAAAAGGCAAGAAGCTGTTTGGGAAGACTAACGCTCCTTTGCACATTCTCAAGTCGCACATGGAGTACGTTCTTGACCGTAACGTGGACTGTTTCGACTTTGTTCACGACAAGCCCCGTGTCCCCGCTGAGCCCCAATCGAGAGAGCCAAGTCCGTCAGAAAGGGAGAAGACAAATCGGTGGGACGATCCCAAATTCCGGGAGGTCTTTTGCATCTGCCGCCGTACCGAGGCTGGCATGATGATTGAATGCGAGCTTTGCCATGAATGGTATCACGGCAAGTGTCTCAAGATCGCGCGTGGCAAGGTCAAGGAAGATGACAAGTACACTTGTCCAATTTGCGACTGGCGTGTCAAGATTCCACGCGATGCCGCTCGTCCCAAACTTGAAGATTTGGTTCAGTGGTATGAGGAGATTGTTAGCCTCCCATTCCGGCcagacgaggaagaggtctTGAAGAAGATCATCGACAACGCCCAGAACTTCCGCAACCACATCGCTGGCTTTTGCAGCCCCGTGGTCTCGACAGCGTCCGAGGCAGAGACACAGCGCTTTTACCTACGCAAGATTGAGGGTGCCGAGATCCTCCTGGCGTACGAGACCAACTTCTTCCGACAAGAACTTCACAAGTGGTGCCCTGTTGCCCCGGAGCCTCCCCCGGTACTTGAGTCTTCTAAGAGCACACGCAAGCCCAGGCCAACCAAACTGATGAAGCTTCTCCTTCAATACGGAGTGGATGATGCAGACGATTTACCCGAGAGCGTGAAAGGCAAGGCCAACAGCCTCAAGCGCAAGGCCCAGAATGCCGAAgctgctgcggctgctgccgccggcgGAGGTGCTTTGGCCGCAAGTCCCAGTTACAGAGCGCCAGGCCACCCATTATATTCTCGCAACTCGTCCGCTCAACCGTCAACCCCTGGTCTCTCGATGCCGCCCAACCACCATCCTTCATCATCCCACAGCGCCGGCCTGGACTCGTCCTCTCATCCGAATCACTCTTCCTACTTTCTCCCAACAGGGCCCCACCTCCTGTTGAGCGACAGCTCTACGCAGCACTTTGAGCAGCGTCTGATCGAGGGCAAGGTCGATGACCGGGAACTGAACGAGCATCTCTCCACCGATGAGGGGAGAACGAGGATTATGGAGATCTTGTCTCGGACCGAGACCGGCAAGCAACGTGCCAAGGACCTGTTTGGTCCCAAAATCTGGGGTCCTACGGCTGCTGCCAACGCTGGCTCGTCAGGTCCTCGGGATAACGATCCCCTTGGCATCGGTATGGGAGGAGACGGCGATGGGGACGACAGCATGTTTGTTGATCTGGTCaatgaggatgacgacgaggataaGAAAGCCGCCGTCGATCATGCCCACCATGATGCGGATATTCACATGGAAGACGACCATGGAGGCGAGGCTGCTTCACTCATAGAACTGGGGCAGTAG